Below is a genomic region from Procambarus clarkii isolate CNS0578487 chromosome 27, FALCON_Pclarkii_2.0, whole genome shotgun sequence.
AGATGTAGAGGGAcgtgagggaggtgggggaggtgaAACGGAAGAGGGGGAAAGGAGAGGAGGGATGTAAGGAGAGGGGGAAAAGAAAAGGTGTTGAATGGGGGCTGGGGACAAAAACAATCCAAGGCACTACCGGACAGAGCCTAGTCAgagtaggcctaagttaaatgctgCAAAAAATATTAACCTTTAAAGAGACCCCATGCTATTTTCATGCAGTCAAATGTGAAATATTTGGTGCGATTTCCCTAAAGGTTTTAGTGAtcataatatattttctgagagacCTATATACAGTTGTTTTTGTGCTTCTTAAAAAGGagggtagggagagagggaggggtagggagaagggggagatgagaaggggataaatgggggagaagaggagagagggtGAGGAAGGGACAGGAAGGGGGATAGGGACTTGAGGGCTGGAAAGGGAagtgggattaaaattgaaacgtTTAATTACCCACAATAGAACTTTTGAGAATTTGGAGCGACTATATTACTCTATTTATATACAGGAAGGTACATagagttgtgagagtacataccattggtattcttacattcttgcaaaaccaCTAACAATCAGAGTTTCGGGCAGtttcttaatctaacagataaaagTCAGAATAATTAAAAGGTATAGTGTAGCAGAATTTGATTTCAACATAATAACTTCAATACAAATTTATTGTATTGATTATACTGCTGATGTTGCATGTCTTAAGTACTTTAAATCTTTTAGCTTAGacctagtaatattttaagagatAGAGGTAGAGAAACAGGTGTGGATGGGGAAGCGGTGTGAAtaggagggggtagagggggggagggtgaggacgAAGGTAGTTTGGGAAGAAACTTACATTTTGCGAAGAGTGGGAGAGGTGAGGAAACTGGGGAGATGGGAGAGGTTGGaagcgagccggtcggccgagcggacagcacgctggatttgtgatcctgttgtcctgggttcgatcccagccgccggcgagaaacaatgggcagagtttctttcaccctatgcccctgttatctagcagtaaaataggtacctgggtgttagtcagctgtcacgggctgcttcctgggggtggaggcctggtcgaggaccgggccgcggggacactagaaagccccgaaatcatctcaagataacctcaagaatatgGGCGAAGCCGGgtggaagagaaggaaggggggaaagggggagagagtTGGAAGGGAGAGATATGGGAGAACGGGGGGGGGAGCAAAGTGGGGTGACCAGGGGGGATGGGGACGAGGGGGGGTCAAAAGGAAGATGGATACTTTATCTGTAGATGGACAGATAAATATgagtagatgaatggatagaaagATGGATGGATATAGATGCATAGAGGGAATaacatgagtagatggatggatctaCATATGATCAGATGCATGGAGAAAGATAGATGAATAGAAATGACAacagcgtgatacatcaaatgaagaaATCCTCAAGGGCCATGATGTGGGTTCGAACCTACGACATGATCCTAGACGCAACTTAGTCGACCGCACCACGACATGAAAATGAATtgtaacctggagtgctactgctctCAAGGCTCCCGAAGCCTTGagagcagtagcactccaggttacaCCTCCAGGTTTTACAcaatttccacccccccccctccacctgcacccgggctctgtcaactaAATGctcttcctcttcgcccttcattatacactgaaatcacaatagcgtggtgCATCAAATGGTGCATTTGACCAAGGCGCgtatgggatcatcccggacgtaggttcgaactctcatcaccgcctttgtggatttgttcatttaagaaAATGTCTTTCCAAAGTTGGAGGCAAGATGTTTGGGGTGATTTAGTGTCACGTAAATTTGCAGACGAGGAATAGTCTGAGGTACAGAACGGACATTGGCCTAAGTTAAATACTTAAAGAAATATTAGCAATTATAGAGCTCCATACAATTGTCATAGTCCAGTGTGAAATCTATGGTGCGATTCCCCTAGTTTTAATGTGATAATATATTTTCTATGACCCATACAGCAGTTTCAGTGCTTAATAAATTTTCTGAGGAGGGGGAACCAGGAAGGGAAGAAGGAAgtagggggggaggaggacgaggggaagagaTGGTGAGATAAGATAGGATGAAGAGTGGGGAAGAAGAGTAAAGGAAGGAAAGAGTAAGAGACCCGGATGTAGCTGGATACCCACTTCGAAATATATTAAAAATTAATGGATGCGTCTGCcagtttatttatatacaagaaggtacattaggtttgtgagtacataacattgctgttcttacattcttgaaaaACCACTAACACGCATAACGTTTCAGGGAGGAGGTAGAATACGGAGAGAAATGTTCAACATAGCATTTGATGAATTTGCTATTAGTTCATTTCCCCATCTCAGCATGGTTAGTCATACGTAGAGTCTGGTGAAAACACGAGACGAGTCTAGTCTATTAGCTTGCACTAGCAAACTCTGGGTAGAACACAAGAATATCTTCTAATATTCGAAAGTTTATGAATTAGTTCTATCTGAAAATCTCCATTTTGCCTGAAGtcattgataacagggcaatcacagatatagtgtatgtcctagctcttgttcacatagtttacagttGGAATTCTCACCTTTGggagattcattacctgcagccacctgctagATATttatatcccagcctaattctggcaattacaatgtcacactgtagtGCATATTGTGCTTTCCCTACATACAGTTCTGTTATAAACTATGGCATAACGCTTcatactcgtgctttctggcctttgtCAGTGATTAGGGGCGAAGTCACAGCACCCGTGAATTGAATGGAGGAGTACAACCGGCTCTtgttggtggagggtgagggcatTACCGAAATTAACCGGTCATCCCTCATGCGGATGCTGGAGATGGGATATCACCTTCCTCCCATTACGCAATTAGGAAAGGGAGCATCACCGGCTCTACTTCTGACGGATGGTGGACAAGGGGTGCTCCAGCGGCCCTGCCTCAGGCCGGTTTTGTGAAGGTTGTGTTGGAAGTGTGGCCACGGGAGGAGAGGAAGCAGGTGGAGGAGTGGTCTGGGCACACTCGTTGCGGTAGTGTCCATTGACTGGGGACTTGGGGAAAGTGGTAACCATAGGCACATATGGCGGCTTCACTCGGTCCTTGAATAACCATGGCGAGGCAACAAACCCtaaaaacagatacaaggtaatttAAAGTATAACCTGGTTAAGTGCATGTACACCCAAtacataatttaataaaaaataactGTCGGGGGGAACAGAAAacctaggttatatatatatatatatatatatatatatatatatatatatatatatatatatatatatatatatatatatatatatatatatatatatatatatatatatatatatatatatatatatatatatatatatatatatatatatatatatatatatataaatataataaatataatataatttattacacACACGTACGTTAGGCATatatcgagcccccccccccctcccaggtcgaattactgacctctcccaggatgcaaccccacaacaagccgactaactcctgagtacctacctactgctaggtgaacaaggtcATTAggtttcgaacctatgcgctgggtattCCCAGATGCACGCTCTTGACTACTACGCCACAACATGGtaaaaaaagaattgcaacctataGGTACTACTGCAGCCCCGAGGCTTCCATTGAAGCCGAACAagcgtttcacacaattcccccatgcattcTGCTCTGTCGTCCAGTAATTCTACCTCTGACGCACCTCTGAGTAAATTGTGTAACTAACTTCACAAGACTGTTACTTGCTAACATATATGAACTATGGCGTTTATTTCCCGAGCCAATTATGTTCCTCTGTAACCGTTTCTACCACCGCccatcccagcaaacattttcatgtttttaaaacatcctaaaaacgacatttcattgttttcagcacgtttataattacgtttagaaaatgttttttgagaacttttatatacaaccttagaacgtaaataattaacatttctaaaaacttttttataatcttttaattacctacattaaaacgtttagggtaaattagggtataataattttgtaattcatatctgaaatagaaagggagagaaagaaagaagacatatctgagaaagaaatggacatcctatatatgtatgtgtaaattacaaataaatagggtacaaaaagagaattaaaatattatatttatttaattaagaatgagtaatacaacaaaatatatgtaatagctcgaaatatatagactatatctataacagaatataaaagtaaaaatttaaaaatctataaaaatctatatatgcaatatgtgaacacaatagattttgtgatcaagcagcctgtgattcatgtcatgctgagatcagtctgacgttacaagcagttattgttacttaaaactaaaacaagtaaaattttccgagtatacatataacactatagtttttctatgactaataataaaaatctattaatcaaaagtttaggactaattaactaaaaataaaaatctacaagtgaatgtaaacagtcaagtataatattcatgtagaaagagaaagaaaaagagagagagaaggaaagaaagagaaagaaagaaagggagaaagagagagagaaagaaaagaaaaaagtcatgtataatattcatattagcaccatgcaatataacttagattaagtaaaaatctcagacatttttaaatcaaatgaaatatgagagccagagagagagagcgagagccagagagagagagagagagagagagccagccagagccagagagagagagagcgagccagagagaaagagagagccagagagaaagagagccagagagaaagagagagccagagccagagagagccagagctagagagagagtcagagctagagagagagtcagagccagagagagagagccagagagagagagagccagagagagagagccagagagagagagccagagagcgagagccagagagagcgagagccagagagagcgagagagccagagaaagagagaaagagagagggccagagccagagagagagagccagagagaaagagagagccagagagagagagagccagagagagagagagagccagagagagagagagagccagagccagagagagagccagagagagagagcgtgagccagagagagcgagagccagagagagcgagagagccagagaaagagagagagaaagagagggggagagagagagagagcgagagagccagagaaagagagagagaaagagagggggagagagagagagagagagagagagagagagagagagagagggccagagccagagagagggccagagccagagagagagccagagagagagagccagagagaaagagagagagagagagccagagccagagagagagccagagagagagagagagcaagagagccagagagagagagagagcaagagagccagagagagagagcaagagagccagagagagagagagagccagagagagagcaagagagccagagagagagccagagagccagagagagagccagagagccagagagagagcaagagagccagagagcaagagagccagagagagagagagcaagagagccagagagagagagcgagagagagagccagagagagagagcaagagagccagagagagagcaagagagccagagagagagagcaagagag
It encodes:
- the LOC123762706 gene encoding uncharacterized protein, whose protein sequence is MRAWWCVVMVVVVVASPNLTWSFTLDGYFKMLELVTKTRDMWRKILLGNDIGFVASPWLFKDRVKPPYVPMVTTFPKSPVNGHYRNECAQTTPPPASSPPVATLPTQPSQNRPEAGPLEHPLSTIRQK